The Colletotrichum destructivum chromosome 8, complete sequence genome includes the window TACACCGCCCTCCCCTACGAAGACTTCTGGAAGCTGTTTGGAGAGGGCAAGCACCCCGAGTTCCGCTCGCTGCTCCTCACAAAGCTCTCGCCCCATTTGTCCAGCCGCGCATTCCAGTACTGGCTGAATAATGTCCACGTCTTCGCCAACACCAAAGGCTATGGCCTGTATGATACGGGCGGCTCCCGTCATGCGATCCGTGTCTTCCGCTGGATTTCGCGCGTCTTTGGctgccgcgccgccgtcaaggagtTTCTATCCACCAAGACCCTCAACGAACAACGGGAGGTTTGGCGCAACAAGATTCGTCCAGCCCTGCTCTCGAAGCTCGTTtgcaacctcgtcgtcagccAGGAGAGCTTCCTGTGGGCTGCTCTCGGCGTCCCCAAGAACCAGCTCGCCATGATCGAAAATGATCACGCCGAGAGCGAGGCCGTCAAAGGTCCGGCCCCGACGGCGCGTAAGGTTCGCTCCCACGCTATCTGGCGGTACATGGTGGACACGCTCGACCCTGTCGCCGAGCAGACTcacatcgccgccaacaatCCGTACTACCACGTCTGCATGACTGGCGACTTCACCAGGCGCTGTCATCCTGACTACCTCTCCGAGAAGGCCCATGCCAAGCTCTCGCGCCCCAGCGCCTTTGATGGCCTCCGTATCCATACGGACGAGATTGACGAAGTCATCAACCGCATTACGCCCGGCACGCTGActgtcgccgtcatcatggaTAGCATGGACTGGTTCGATCCCGGCTCAccggctgccgctgcccagATTACGAAGCTCAACCGTGCCCTCAAAAAGGGTGGCAGGGTGCTTCTTCGCTCGTCGGCGCTGAGTCCGTGGTACATCAAGGTCTTTGAGGCGCATGGCTTCTCACCCAAGAGAGTCGGCGCTCGTACTGACGGAGCCCTGATTGACCGCGTGAATATGTATGCCTCTTGCTGGATTTCAACAAAGGTTGAGAACCTCCCACCGCCAACCCCTGAGATGGACCGTATAGGCGGTCCTGAGATCACCAGCTTCTCACTGTCAGCCTGAAGCTCGTTGATCGTGACGTCGCTTGCATACAGAACGACTGATAGCTTCTCTTTCTATTTCATGTCACGAAACCCGGAATGTACTTGTATTTTGGCGTTTAAGAAGAATGAGATATTACGATGAAAAGTCCATAAGTTGAACTGCTGATATGGTATCATATCCGCTGAATTGTCCCGTTTCATGAATAATTATAGCGAGGGCGTAGGGGAATAATCCTGTCTAGTACAAACTGTGAAGTGGCCCAGCAAATGGCTGAAAAGGTCCCAAGCCAAAATACCTCATGGGATTGAGGATCTTTTCTACGACAAATTGAAGTAAGTTTCTTCGAAacgtttttttcttcttttctgtTCGAAACAGTCGTTCTCAAAATCAGAATGAAGATGCTCGCGCTGAATTCTTTGACAGATAATCCAATTTTGCCTAGTCTGGTGATTATACACTGGCCGTTCCAATTCTAAACCGTGGCGCCCCTGAATCACACATACAATACGCTGACACCAGCGTCATTATCAATTCTGGTGCCCAACAAAGCACCCCTCGCGCCACATCCATTCACCGCACTGCAGTAGCGGCGGTTTGTTGTCGTGAAGATATCTCGAACAACAGCTTTTTATAGGTGCCAGCACACCCCTAACGACAAGAAGCCCCCATCCTCCTTACGCCCTCCAGAGACgcgcgacggcctcggtgacACCAACATCGCTAGTCTCGAACTCGTacaggccgaggccgacgagggcagTGGCCAGGTTCAGGCTCCACATGGTGGCCTTGCGCGACTTGGGGTAGTGCTTGGTGGGGACGTAGTCGATGAGGATGTTCTGGAAGCCGGTGTGGGAGTGGATAAGGATCATGGCGCAGAGAATGGCGTCGGTCGTCGGGTTGAGGGAGCCAGCGGCGAAGGGGGCGATAGTGATGGGAAccaggccggcagcgaggagACGGTCAAAGGTCCAGTGGTAGGAGCCGTGGGCGGGGCTCGGAGGAGGGACGGGGGCGGGCTTGTTAACTAGAAATCACGGGTTAGACTTGTTTCGCACCGTCGAGGTTGGCTCTTATGGCGCTGTCGTACCTCCACCGTCAATGACCTCTGTGGCATCTCAGTTAGCAATTGTTCGTTCAAACACCTCTTGGGCAAGTGAGAATGGTGACGCACGAGGTCCGACGGGCAGCAGTTGCCTCTTGGCTGTGGTGTGGAAGGCCGCGGCTCTTGTCGAGTTCTTGACGAAGGCGGAGCGGATCGGAGCGGCCTGAGCCATACGGGCCGCAGTGGCGGTTTGCCGGAGCAGGGAGGGTCGCACAATTGAAGCCATGGTGATCGCTGGGGTTCACGATGCGGATTCAATTGGAAAGATGTTCGTGGGAGAGGGGGTCGGACTCGTTGTTTGGAGGCTtgggcaggaggaagaggttcTTAATGCCGGAATCGATGATGTCCACTTAGCCGAGGGTATCAGACTAACTGGGCAAGGTACTTGGATCGCAAACACAGGCGTCTGACATTCAAAGGAATATGATTGGCTGGCTGCAATCCGGATCTCCACGTGATTCTTCGATCGAGCTGTAGCCGGTCATCGGCGCAACGTAGATGCGCGAATCTCTTATCGTACGAACGATAAGGGAAATTTTGGAGCTCGAAAGGGTCCAGTGAGTTGCGCAACAGCTTTGGGTTTGGGAGGTTGTGTCAATTGAGTACGGGGCTGTTGTCGATCTTCGACATCCGAGTACATTGTTGCACctgttttctctctttcgtAGTCATTCCTTTTCAGATGTGTTGATAAGGCGAGAGATACATCATTtcacacaaacacacacaaaacAACCCGTcatgtcgtcgacgttggTGTCCCGCCTCCCCGAGCTGCGGCGAAACATCTGCAGACGATGCGCCGGGCTCTCAGTAGTTCAATTGCAGCAGAACCGACCCAGGTGGATATCGCAAAAGGTAGTGGAAAAGCGCGAGATGGGAGAAACGGAGTGGGCGAAGCGCGCCGTGGCTATCCAGCAGGGTGATGCCCAGAATATTTGGGACATCTTTGAGGAACGAGGTTATATCAAGGACGTCGCAGGGTGAGTCTTCAcagcgccatcgccgccgcccttggaGGCAGACTTGCTGACCCGTTCGCTACAGACGAACACCGCAAGTCAAAGAGCTCCTACGAACCAAACGAATAGGCGCATACGTCGGAGTCGATCCGACGGCAGAGTCCCTCCACGTCGGCCACCTACTCCCCTTCATGCCCCTTTTCTGGATGTACCTCCACGGCTACACCGCTGTGTCGCTGGTTGGTGGTGCAACGGGCAGGATAGGCGATCCGACGGACCGTTTGAAAACCCGCGAGGTCATGGCAAACAGCGAGGTATCGATGAACATCACAAAGCTCCACTACCAGCTTAAAAAGCTTTGGGCCAATGTCGAGGCGCTCGGGCGCAAGTACGGCACGCAGCCTGACTGGGCGGCTAAGAGGCATCtcgtcaacaacaacatGTGGTGGCAGGGCTTACCGATGTACGATGTCATGAAGAGGCTGGGCCGCTACATGCGGTTAGGGCCAATGCTCAGCCGTGATACGTGAGTATCTTGGGCTACCTCTCCCCCGGCTACATCTCTGACAATGTCAATAGCGTCAAAAACAAGATGGAAAAGGGCGACGGCATGTCCCTTGCGGAATTTATTTACCCCTTGATGCAGGGGTGGGACTTCTGGCATCTGTACTCCAAGCTGGGTGTGCAGATGCAGATCGGGGGCTCTGACCAGTTTGGCAACATCGTGACGGGtatcgaggccgtcaagacGATTCGGTCTTCGGAGGAGAACCCCTATGTGAGGATGCCCGAGACCTGGAAGGATGATCCTATCGGCTTCACCGTGCCCCTCCTGACAGACAGCGCGGGCGCCAAATTTGGCAAGAGCGCCGGCAACGCCGTCTGGCTCGACCCTTTCAAGACCAGTGCCTTCGACCTATACGGATACTTCGCCAGAcggcccgacgacgaggtcgagaggCTGCTCAAGCTCTTCACTTTCCTGCCGATGGCCAACATTCAGCGGTTGATGGCTGAGCACGTCCAAGACCCGCCCAAGAGAATCGCCCAGCACACCCTCGCTTTCGAGGTTCTGTCCCTGGTtcacggcgccgacgtcgccatccgggaacagcagcagcaccagtTTATGTATAGCAAAGGCGGCAACTCCGCgcagatcgccgccgccgccgctgccaccgccaACACACCGGGTGCGGGAGACAACATGGCCCCTtacaaggccgtcgagggccagccgacgacgctgaACAACGCCCCCAAGATGGATATACAGCTCCCCGAGGACCTCATCTACAACCAAGGCATTGCGCGCATTCTCTATGCCGCAGGTCTGGCGTCATCCGTCAGCGACGGCCACCGCATCGCACGCGCAGCGGGCGCTTAcgtcgccgcggcgccgggcaAGGACAtgcgcggcctcgtccccggCAATCTCGACTGGACGCCTGTCAAGCTCTGGTTTCCCCAGGACGTGCCCAAGTTCCTCATTGACGGGCGCGTGCTCATCCTCCGCAAGGGGAAGCACAATGTGCGTAtcatcgaggtcgtcagcgACCAGAGCTGGCAAGAAAGCGGCAGGTCATACCCCGGCGAGCCGTTCAAGGGTAAGACGCGCGTGCTGCTGAACCAGCTCAAGGaggtcgctgccgccgagggccgcaAGCTGTCGCGCAGCGCCCTTGAGCAGATGGTCAGAGAGAAGATGgccaccgaggaggaggaggtcgccgtcgcaaACAACCCGGATATCAAGTTCCCCACCAAGAGCGAGCGACGGCAGCAGGCATCTGGGGAGGGCCACAAACCGCAGTAGGTGAAGAGTCGGGACCTCATTAGTGAAAACCTGACGTCTCACACGATACCATGTACAAACGTCTCTGTACAACGATCTGTATACTACTACACTAGAACAATTGTAAAACAGCATCCCCATCGCGGCTCTTTCTGCTTGTGACCGCCACGGTTTCCTCAGCGATAAAACACCGTCAGGTCCCCGCTCGGTACCGGCAGgctcttgagcttctccATAATCTCGCCGTCCGTGAGGTTCTTCTCCGTGATGATCTGGTCAAACGGGTGACACCCGTCTGTGTACTGCTGCAGCGGGTCGCCGCCAGCCTTAGGCCGGGCCTGGCccgtcgccagcgccgccaggTACTGCTTCGAGACGACGTACTTGTGCACGCGGTACAGACACCCCTTGATGACGCCGAACTGCACCAGCCTCCTGACGTCGACGTACCGCAGCACGTCGAAGCCGGCTTCCTGGTGGGCCCGCAACCACTCCATGACGCTCTTGCCGACgcagaagctcgtcatcaGCTTGATGAGCATGAAGCTGCTCACGCGTTGGCGGGCATGGATGCACACGTAGGCGGCGcactcgtcgacgatgccgtcgcgGTCGGTAACGAAGTCGTGGATGCCCGGGCGCGGCGCGTAACAGGACCCGAAGAAAAACatgtcgagcagcaggacgGTGTCGTAGTAGAGAAGGTGACGAAGGGCGAGGGTGGCCAGGTCGAGCgagacgtcggcgagccaggcGATGCGGCGGACGTcgttgacgccgtcgatATGAGCGACGACCTTTTGCATCGTCAGGTCCCAGGTCTGGTCGACGATCTCGGCAAACTTCATCTTGGCGACGGGGACGTGCCAGCCCCGGACTTGGGGTGGGCTGGCGTGGTGCGGGAAGAGCTTCATGTTGATCGTATTTGCGTCGTCTTGGGGGTACTCGTCAGAgaaagcgagagagaggacaCACAGCCTCGGGTAGTTGGGGATAACGTCAAGGGACTTACCGACGGGAATCATGCACTCGCCATAGTTGTTCAGATCCTCCTTGACAATCTCTAACAGACTCTCGATCGgccttctctcccctccgccgTTCCCGCCACCGTCCTCCTGGCTGAGATACTCGTTCTGCTTCTCCATCTCTTTGAAGGTGACGGCCAACCGCCTCACGACAGGCTCGTACTGCGCCAGGTCCGCGTCGACGTCCAGCACGAGTCCGAAATTAAAGATGAACTCGTTCCGCTGATACTTTTGGTGCGGGATCAGCACGGGGAAGCCCAGCACAGCGTACTTGCCCTCCGGGTCCTGTACCGTCATGTACCGGTTGAAGAAGGCCTTGCGCGGCACGATGTACTCCTGCATTACGTCCCAGTCGATCAGtggcggcttcgtcgtcgccgcgccgGAAGAGGCCGTGATGCAGCCCGGCGGCGACTGGGCCACGATGTGTGGGCCTGCGAATGGCGGTTAGTGACGAGACCACAGTGAGCGAGGTGAGATGAGAGATTGAGATAGCTTTCGGCGCGCGGCGAAGGTCTGCTCCTCACTTACCCTCCCTGGGGAAGAACCTAGCATAGAAGATGCCTTGGATCATGACGGCTACATCTTACTCGAACAAATGATGGTGGTGAATGCGTTGCTGGGTTCAAACCATCGACGTTGATAGAAGGAGGGGTTGAAGTGTTGAATTTGGAAACGTAGCGGCGCACGTTTTATGGCTGGTCAAGGCAATCGCCCCATAACCCATAACCTAATACATCGTACACCTTAGGTATGTGCCTAGCCAGCATGGGATCCGTACAACAACACCTCAGAGAACTGTAAAAGAAATTGACCATCACTTTTCCCGTGATTCAAACAACGGTTAGAGTTTGTAGACTGAATACTCAGTAGCAAGGTTGAAACACACGAGTCTGCTCATCAGATAAAAACACCCTAAAGCGACTCAATGTAAGATGTGTCATAACATCATGACTGGTCAATTTTCCTATTGTCTCGAAAACCGCCAGAACCAAAGTTCCAGGCAAACTAAGTGTGGTATGTGCTTCTTCCCCGATCAGTTCATCAGCTATTAATCACGCGCCCTCTCACCACAAAGACGCAAATCATCTCCCTCTCCGTGTCTCGTGTCATGAGTCTCTCGTATCATGCATCGAAAACCATAATCAGCCGCTAAGAAGATGCTCAATAGCGCCTTGCACGCTTCCACCACTGCGGCGCAGGGCCGCCACGTTTCTATCAAAATCGAAAAAGCCCATGTCGTTGAGCTGGCGCAGTTGCTCAGCATAACGTTCTTCGGGAGGGCGGTTGTCcgggggggcgggagagCCTCCACCGGcagcgccgccttggccgagACCCCACATGTTCATCATCTGCTGCATCATCTCGGGGTTGATCTGGCCGAAAGGAGAACCAAAGGGGTTTGTTGGGACCTGGCCTTGACCCTGGGCAGCGTTCTGGCCCTGGGCCGCATAAGGAGGCGGAGCGAAGAGTGCAGCAAAAGGGTTGGCCGGAGGCGGGCTTGATGTAGCATTCGCGCCCTGCTCCCCCGTCGCCGCTCCCGTCGTCCCAGTagcacctgcacctgccGGAGCCTGCGCGTTGCTCCCGGTTGCCGCGGCGGCACCAGGGGTGGCTCCGGGTTGCTGAGGCGCAAAGGGGCTGCCAGGACCAAACAGCGCACCGAGGTCGCCAAGCCCCTCCATACCGCCGAGACCCGGCATACCTGGGAGACCTCCAGGGAAGCCGAAGGGAGCTgcgttgttggtgttggcaccagctgctgcagcctcAGCAGGTGTGGTGTCGGTTGTGCCAGGCGCCGGGAACGCGGCGTTGCCACCTCCTCCGGCCATATTGCGCTGCATTCTCATGACATTGCGGAGCATGTCCGGGTTGGTCATCATTTGGCGCATGAAAGGCGACTGAATGATCTCTCGAGCATTGGGCACGTTGCGCAAGTGGGGGTTGCTCTGGATCATGTAGTTGATGAAGTCTGGGTTGTCGAGAGCGGCGTTCATGGTCTGGAGCATGGAGGGATCGGAAAGCATCTGGGCCAGCTGGTCGTCGGATGGCGGGGCACCCATCTGCAACACGCAAGGTTAGCCGAAGCCCTACAGAACAGGCAagtcgccgtcttctcgcaAGCACTTACGCCTCCGTCGGCCCCAAAAGTCTCGCGACTGGGCAGATTGATGTGGCCGGCGTATCTGGCTCCAGTCAGGCCAGCGAGGATATTGTTCGCGGTGCCGGCAGCCATGTTGGAAGGCACGGCAGGGGCAGCGGGTGTTGAGGCTGTAGCGGCTGGTTGAGGCGCCGGGTTGCTGGCGGCGCTCTTAACCATGTGAATGGTGTTGTTGGGCTTGATCTTGTAGGTGCCTAGGGTGTCGTCGTTTTTCATGACGCGGCCAGAGTAGATGAGGCGCTGGCGCTCGACGGGGACGTTCTCAAAGTCTTGGCCGGCTAATTTGGTCTTGAGGTCCAATACGGAGGCGGACTCGGGCATGGTGATGGTATGATTGCTATCCTGTCCCGTCTTCACCTTGAAGGTGACCTGGGCATCACCGGTGCCCTCTGTGTTGTCGGCCATGACCTCGTCTGGTGCGTGGGTATGATCGATGGAAGCGGGTGCTGGATATGAAGTAATCGTGTTAGGTGTCGTGATGCGACGATGAATGCTGCAACGTTAAGAGCTCAGGAACGGCTCGCGGATgcagagaaggaggaggaagtgggAGAGATGTTGtaggagaagagaggaatATGTTGGGATTCTGGAGCAGGAGGATGAAATGCAAGATCAAACCAGGATAAGGTCGGAGTAAATCAGGCAGGTAGAAGACGGTAGGTGGCCGTTCGGTAGCTGCGGTTGCGGACGCGGGATTGGATGTCAGTCGTTGGTGACGGTGGGCTCCATTGATGGAGTCGGGAGGGGCAACGGAACGAGACCCTGCTGCTGTTATCCGTAGTGCACGCCAGTCTTGCCGCTGTGCTCTGCGGTGACTTGGAAGGCGACTGTAACATTATGCAGGTGTACAGTGTACATAATCTCGGCGGTCCCCTACGATTGGGAACTGATTGGATTCGACCCATTCGCCGCAGCGCCCTAACGCTGGGTTTGGGGCTATGGCCAGGAGGTAC containing:
- a CDS encoding Putative nitrogen permease regulator 2; the protein is MIQGIFYARFFPREGPHIVAQSPPGCITASSGAATTKPPLIDWDVMQEYIVPRKAFFNRYMTVQDPEGKYAVLGFPVLIPHQKYQRNEFIFNFGLVLDVDADLAQYEPVVRRLAVTFKEMEKQNEYLSQEDGGGNGGGERRPIESLLEIVKEDLNNYGECMIPVDDANTINMKLFPHHASPPQVRGWHVPVAKMKFAEIVDQTWDLTMQKVVAHIDGVNDVRRIAWLADVSLDLATLALRHLLYYDTVLLLDMFFFGSCYAPRPGIHDFVTDRDGIVDECAAYVCIHARQRVSSFMLIKLMTSFCVGKSVMEWLRAHQEAGFDVLRYVDVRRLVQFGVIKGCLYRVHKYVVSKQYLAALATGQARPKAGGDPLQQYTDGCHPFDQIITEKNLTDGEIMEKLKSLPVPSGDLTVFYR
- a CDS encoding Putative Ubiquitin-like domain, Heat shock chaperonin-binding, UBA-like superfamily, ubiquilin, translating into MADNTEGTGDAQVTFKVKTGQDSNHTITMPESASVLDLKTKLAGQDFENVPVERQRLIYSGRVMKNDDTLGTYKIKPNNTIHMVKSAASNPAPQPAATASTPAAPAVPSNMAAGTANNILAGLTGARYAGHINLPSRETFGADGGMGAPPSDDQLAQMLSDPSMLQTMNAALDNPDFINYMIQSNPHLRNVPNAREIIQSPFMRQMMTNPDMLRNVMRMQRNMAGGGGNAAFPAPGTTDTTPAEAAAAGANTNNAAPFGFPGGLPGMPGLGGMEGLGDLGALFGPGSPFAPQQPGATPGAAAATGSNAQAPAGAGATGTTGAATGEQGANATSSPPPANPFAALFAPPPYAAQGQNAAQGQGQVPTNPFGSPFGQINPEMMQQMMNMWGLGQGGAAGGGSPAPPDNRPPEERYAEQLRQLNDMGFFDFDRNVAALRRSGGSVQGAIEHLLSG
- a CDS encoding Putative aminoacyl-tRNA synthetase, class I, rossmann-like alpha/beta/alpha sandwich; the protein is MSSTLVSRLPELRRNICRRCAGLSVVQLQQNRPRWISQKVVEKREMGETEWAKRAVAIQQGDAQNIWDIFEERGYIKDVAGRTPQVKELLRTKRIGAYVGVDPTAESLHVGHLLPFMPLFWMYLHGYTAVSLVGGATGRIGDPTDRLKTREVMANSEVSMNITKLHYQLKKLWANVEALGRKYGTQPDWAAKRHLVNNNMWWQGLPMYDVMKRLGRYMRLGPMLSRDTVKNKMEKGDGMSLAEFIYPLMQGWDFWHLYSKLGVQMQIGGSDQFGNIVTGIEAVKTIRSSEENPYVRMPETWKDDPIGFTVPLLTDSAGAKFGKSAGNAVWLDPFKTSAFDLYGYFARRPDDEVERLLKLFTFLPMANIQRLMAEHVQDPPKRIAQHTLAFEVLSLVHGADVAIREQQQHQFMYSKGGNSAQIAAAAAATANTPGAGDNMAPYKAVEGQPTTLNNAPKMDIQLPEDLIYNQGIARILYAAGLASSVSDGHRIARAAGAYVAAAPGKDMRGLVPGNLDWTPVKLWFPQDVPKFLIDGRVLILRKGKHNVRIIEVVSDQSWQESGRSYPGEPFKGKTRVLLNQLKEVAAAEGRKLSRSALEQMVREKMATEEEEVAVANNPDIKFPTKSERRQQASGEGHKPQ
- a CDS encoding Putative succinate dehydrogenase [ubiquinone] cytochrome b small subunit, CybS, which gives rise to MASIVRPSLLRQTATAARMAQAAPIRSAFVKNSTRAAAFHTTAKRQLLPVGPQVIDGGVNKPAPVPPPSPAHGSYHWTFDRLLAAGLVPITIAPFAAGSLNPTTDAILCAMILIHSHTGFQNILIDYVPTKHYPKSRKATMWSLNLATALVGLGLYEFETSDVGVTEAVARLWRA